The genomic region CACGACATGCAAGGACCCCGCGTCGACCGCGTCATATTCTGGGTCGCGCTGCCGCTGATCGCGGGCGTCTCGGTGCCCCTCGTGCTGTTTCCCGTCGAGGGAGAAGCCCTGCTGAGCGCGGCCTTCGGCTGGCTGACCCGCGTCCTGGGATGGGCCTACCTCTGGTTCACCATCGCCGCTTTCGCGCTCCTCGTCTACTACGCTCTCGGCAAGTACGGCAACGTGCGGTTCGGCGGACCCGACGCCAAACCGGAGTTTTCCCTGATCAGCTGGATCGCCATGATCTTCTGCGCCGGCATCGGCGCCAGCGTGTTGTACTGGGGCACCATCGAGTGGGCGTACTACTACATGAATCCGCCCTTCGGACTTGAACCCCGGTCCGCCGAGGCCACGGAGTGGGCGGCGACCTACGGACTGTTCCACTGGGGATTCACGGCGTGGGCGATCTACTGCATTCCCACCCTGCCCCTCGCCTACCTCTTCTGGAACCGGCGGCGGCCGGTCCTGCGCATGTCGGCGGCCTGCGAAGGCGTGATCGGCGAACAGGCGGCCCGGAGCCTGCCGGGCAAGTTCATCGACATGCTGTTCATGTTCGGCCTGCTCGGCGGGGTCGGGACGTCCATCGGGCTCAGTACGCCCATGATCTCGGCGGGACTGTCGGAGATGCTGGGCGTCGACAGGGGTTTCTGGCTGGACGCCTCGGTGGTGATTACGCTGGGGGTGATCTTCGGCGTGAGCGTCTACACCGGGTTGCAGCGCGGTATCCGCATGCTGAGCCGATTCAACCTGTGGCTCACCATCGCGCTGCTGGCGTTCGTCTTCCTGGCGGGACCGACGCTGTTCATCATAGACACGATTACCAACAGCATCGGTCTGCTGATGCAGAACTTCATCAAGATGAGCCTGTACCTGGATCCGATCGTAAAGTGGGATTCGCTGATATCGGCATCGGGGGAAGGGAGTCCGGTTCCACAGGCTACGTTCCCGGAGCAGTGGACGGTTTTCTACTGGGCGTGGTGGATCGCCTTCGCGCCGTTCATGGGCCTGTTCGTCGCCCGCATCTCACGGGGCCGCACGATCCGCGAGCTGATCGCCGCCGAGACCATCGGCGGCGCGATGGGTTGCTGGATGTTCTTCGGGGTACTCGGCAATACGAGCCTGTTCCTGCAGCTGGAGGGCTCACTGGACCTCACCGCCCTGGTCGCGCGCAACATGACGCCGGAGGCGATCATCGCCACGGTGGTCGCCGTAGGAGACCGGGTGCTCCCCTTCGCAATACCGCTGCTGCTGGTTTTCGTGACCCTGGCGATCATCTTCGCCGCCACCACGCTGGATTCCGCCTCCTACATCCTGGCGTCGGTAGCGACCCGGGAGCAAGCCGAAGTGCGTGAACCCGCGCGCTGGCACCGCTGCTTCTGGGCGGTCGTGCTCAGTTCCGTGGCGCTGTCGCTGATGTTCGTGGGGGGGACGGAAAGCCTGCGGGCGGTCCAGTCGGCTTCCCTGATCGTGGCGCTGCCGCTCATCGCCGTACTCGTCCTGATGACCCTGTCCTTCATCCGGTGGCTGAGACAGGATCACGGTTCCTGAGGGTACCTCAAACCTACCTGAAACTGTACGTCATGCCCAGCTTGATCCGCCGGCCCTTGGGATCATGGGTCAGCGCATCGAAGGCCAGCTCCTGGTTCACGTAGGGCGGCGCCGCGCCGGCCAGGTTGAACAACGACAGGGTGGCCACCACGCCGGTATCGGGAATCCGCCACTGGAAGTTCATGTCTAGCGTCAGGAACGGGTCGATCTGGGTCCAGTCTTCGCCCGCCGGCCCCGTGTCGAACCAGTAGTCCCCGTTCTCGTATGACGAGATGTAATGTCCCCTGGCGATGGCGCTGTAGTCGCTCCAGTGGTACCCGACGGTCGCGTTCATGCGCAGCGGAGGCAGGGGCGGCGCCAGGGGATTCGTCGCGTTGAGGAAACCCACGGCCTCGTTCTCGGCGACGAGCTCCACGCCGTTGTGCATGAGCGCTTCGATGGTATAGTCCAGCGTATAGCTGCCGTCCAGGCGGGCGTCGATCGCGCCGTTGCCCAGCACATGCCGTCCGCCGATATGCCAGTCGATCCCCGAAGTCTTGAGTCCGGGCCAATTGATGTGGTTGATCCGGATCCGCTCCATGTCGCCCGGGGCGCAGCTCCCGTCGTTCCGGTTTCCGGGACAATAGATGCGATCCTGCAC from Gemmatimonadota bacterium harbors:
- a CDS encoding BCCT family transporter; its protein translation is HDMQGPRVDRVIFWVALPLIAGVSVPLVLFPVEGEALLSAAFGWLTRVLGWAYLWFTIAAFALLVYYALGKYGNVRFGGPDAKPEFSLISWIAMIFCAGIGASVLYWGTIEWAYYYMNPPFGLEPRSAEATEWAATYGLFHWGFTAWAIYCIPTLPLAYLFWNRRRPVLRMSAACEGVIGEQAARSLPGKFIDMLFMFGLLGGVGTSIGLSTPMISAGLSEMLGVDRGFWLDASVVITLGVIFGVSVYTGLQRGIRMLSRFNLWLTIALLAFVFLAGPTLFIIDTITNSIGLLMQNFIKMSLYLDPIVKWDSLISASGEGSPVPQATFPEQWTVFYWAWWIAFAPFMGLFVARISRGRTIRELIAAETIGGAMGCWMFFGVLGNTSLFLQLEGSLDLTALVARNMTPEAIIATVVAVGDRVLPFAIPLLLVFVTLAIIFAATTLDSASYILASVATREQAEVREPARWHRCFWAVVLSSVALSLMFVGGTESLRAVQSASLIVALPLIAVLVLMTLSFIRWLRQDHGS